Genomic segment of Pararhodobacter zhoushanensis:
GATCCGCTACCGGCGGCGGCTGGGCCTCTATGGCAAGCTGTTTGACTCGACCGTCGGCATGATCGGCTTCGGCATCGTGCTGTTCTGGGTGTTCAGCGCGATCTTCGCCGACCTGATCATCACCCATGACGCGCTCAGTCAGGTCAGCCGCATGCGCAACGCGGTGCCCGGCTCGCCGCTGCCCGATCCCGGCGATCTGTACCCCTACTACCTGCTCGGTGGTGACAGCCTTGCCCGCGACGTGTTCTCGCGGGTGATCATGGGCGCGCGCGAGGTGCTGCGCATCGCCCCCTTCGCCGCGATGATCTCGTTCATGATCGGCATCACGCTGGGCCTGCCTGCCGGGTATTTCGGCGGCAAGCTGGATACGGGGCTGACCTTTCTGGCCAACCTCGTGCTGGCCTTCCCGGTGATCTTGCTGTTCTTCCTGCTGGTCGCGCCCGAGATTCAGGAAACCATCATCCCGCTGATCATGGCCGGGGTGCTCTTCATCGCGCCGATCCTGTTCCTGACCGTGCTGCTGAACGCGCGTTTCTTCACCCAGCCGCAGAAGCGCAACCTCTATGTCGGCGGCGTGCTGCTCGTTGGCGCCTGGGCCTATATCGGCCTTGTGTTCAACGCCGATCCGACCGGCCTGTGGTCGATGTCGCCGAACCTGCTCAACGTCTTCGTCGCCGTGGTGTTTGTGAACGCGCCGACCGTATTCCGCATCGTGCGCGGCATCACGCTGGACATCAAGACCCGCGACTATGTCGCCGCCGCCCAGACCCGCGGCGAGGGACCGTGGTACATCATGCTGTGGGAGATCCTGCCCAACGCCCGTGGACCCCTGATCGTCGATTTCTGCCTGCGCATCGGCTACACGACCATCCTTCTGGGCACGCTTGGTTTCTTCGGCCTCGGCGTCTCGCCCGAAAGCCCCGACTGGGGTTCGACCATCAACGCCGGTCGCCGGTTGCTCACTGTCTACCCGCACCCGGCACTGGTCCCGGCGCTGGCGCTGATGAGCCTCGTTCTGGGCCTCAACCTGCTGGCCGACGGGCTGCGCGAAGAAAGCCTGCGGGACTGATGCGCCGCGCTCGCTCCATCATCTGTCTGAAAATATCCCACGGGGGTCCGGGGGTGTGAAACCCCCGGTCCGTCAGTCGCCACAGGAGCCACCGATGACCAACTGGGACCCGTCGCAGCCGATCCTCGAGATCAAGAACCTCTCGATCTCGTTCTTCACCCGCTTGCGGGAAATTCCGGCGGTGATGGATTTCTCCTGCACCGTCATGCCGGGCGAGGCGATGGGCCTCGTCGGCGAATCCGGCTGCGGCAAATCCACCGTCGCGCTGGCGGTGATGCGCGATCTGGGCGTCAACGGGCGCATCGTCGGCGGCTCGATCACCTTCAAGGGCCGCGAT
This window contains:
- a CDS encoding ABC transporter permease, coding for MDPLSWLQIFARLAQQLLPVWIALVLTFGLSIRYRRRLGLYGKLFDSTVGMIGFGIVLFWVFSAIFADLIITHDALSQVSRMRNAVPGSPLPDPGDLYPYYLLGGDSLARDVFSRVIMGAREVLRIAPFAAMISFMIGITLGLPAGYFGGKLDTGLTFLANLVLAFPVILLFFLLVAPEIQETIIPLIMAGVLFIAPILFLTVLLNARFFTQPQKRNLYVGGVLLVGAWAYIGLVFNADPTGLWSMSPNLLNVFVAVVFVNAPTVFRIVRGITLDIKTRDYVAAAQTRGEGPWYIMLWEILPNARGPLIVDFCLRIGYTTILLGTLGFFGLGVSPESPDWGSTINAGRRLLTVYPHPALVPALALMSLVLGLNLLADGLREESLRD